The genome window GAGGTGCGCGCCCGCACGGTGGTGCTGTCGTGCGGCGCGCGCTACCGCCGCCCCTCGCTGGCCAACCTGAAAACATATGAAGGACGGGGCGTGTATTACTGGGCCTCGCCCATCGAAGCCAAGCTGTGCAAGCAGGAAGAGATCATTTTAGTCGGCGGCGGCAACTCGGCCGGCCAGGCGGCAGTGTTTCTCTCCGGCCATGCGGCCAAAGTCCACATGGTGATCCGCGGCGCAGGGCTGGCGGCCAGCATGTCGAGCTACCTGATCGAGCGCATCGCCGCCACGCCCAACATCATTTTGCACACGCACACGGAAATCATCGCCCTGGAAGGCGACGACGATGGCTTGACGGGCGCCCGCTGGCGCAACAAGCAGACGGGTGAAGAGTGCGACTGCGCCGTGCGCCGCGTGTTTCTTTTTGTGGGCGCCGATCCGAACACGGACTGGCTGCATGACTGCGCCGTTGCCGTGGACGAACAGGGTTTTATTCGCACGGGCTTCGACGTCACGCGCGCGGAATGCCGCGCCCATGGCCATGGCCACGCCGAGTATCGAGCGGACTTGCCGGACCGGGCCGCGCTGGAAACGAGCGTGCCGGGCGTGTTCGCCATCGGCGACGTGCGCGCCGGCTCGACCAAGCGCGTGGCCGCCGCCGTCGGCGAAGGCGCGGCAGTCGTTTCCCAGATCCACGGTTTTCTGGCCCGCCTGCCCGTCAACAACGTCTAGCGCAAGGGCATGGGGTATGTTGCCACGCTGACATTTCCGTCGCGATCGATGGCCTGGACGCCAAAGAAATAGTTGTCTTTCGACAGCTTGACCCTGGCCTCGGTGACATTGCCCACGTCCTGCGCGCCCTGCCACTGGTCTGCCGTGGTGGCGCGCCAGACGATGCGGTAGCCGGCCAGGTCCGGTTCCGTGTTCGGCTGCCATAGCAAGGTCGTGGCGTTTTCCAGCTGCGCCGTGCGCACTTGCACGCCGGCTGGCGCGGCCGGCGCCAGGGCCAGCGAGGCCAAGGCCGCCGCATTCACGCGCGCCACTTTTGCCACGTAGTCATAATCGACGAATTGCGGCAAGTCGCCATACTGCACGCCATTTTCCACGCGCACATCCTGATGCTGGTGGGTAAAATCTTCGTTCGGCTCCGTGAAACGCAGCGCCGCGTAGCCTTGCGCCAGAAACGGCATATGGTCGCCGCCGCGCAGGTAGCGGTCGGCGCGCTGAATGACGTTGACCTTGAAACCGGGCACATAGCGCTCGCCCACCTGTTTTACATGGCGCGCCAGCTGGCGCGAAATGGAATCGTTTTCTCCACCCGTGGACACCAGGGCGCGCACGCCGTCGCTCATTTCCCTCAAGGCGGGAATGCCCTCGGCAAACAAACGCACCTGGCCACCGTCGACCGTGCCGTCGTCGGCGCGCGAACTGCCGATGATGTCGTTATTGAGCATACCGGCGATGTTGAGCTTGTTCAGCTTCGCCTGCTGCGCCCAGTGGCCGGAACCCAATAGCCCCTGTTCCTCGGCCGCCACCGCCATGAAGACGAGCGTGGCGTCGAACTGGTAGCGCGCCATCGCGCAGGCCATCTCGATCACGGCCGCCGTGCCCGAGGCGTCGTCGTTGGCGCCGGGCGCGTCGCCCTGCGCATCCATCACGTCCGTGGCGCGCGAGTCATAGTGGCCGCTGATGACATAGATGCGCCCGGCCGACTGCGGCTGGCTGCCCGGCAGGGTCGCCACCACGTTGACGATTTCCGTCGGCCGCGCGATGCGCTTCGACACGGGCGCGATATGGCTGTCGAACGCCACCTGCAAGCGGCCGCCCGCCTGCGCGCCGCAGCGCTCCAGCTCCGCCTTGATCCAGCGCCTGGCCGCGCCGATGCCGCGCGTGTCGGACACGGTATCGGACATGGTGTGGCGCGTCTGGAAACTGACCAGCTTGCGCACATGCGCCTCGA of Janthinobacterium sp. PAMC25594 contains these proteins:
- a CDS encoding M20/M25/M40 family metallo-hydrolase, with the translated sequence MVRILTGMTAAMLSASVAAAPGAEPAQPQIERVVAQISPQRIEAHVRKLVSFQTRHTMSDTVSDTRGIGAARRWIKAELERCGAQAGGRLQVAFDSHIAPVSKRIARPTEIVNVVATLPGSQPQSAGRIYVISGHYDSRATDVMDAQGDAPGANDDASGTAAVIEMACAMARYQFDATLVFMAVAAEEQGLLGSGHWAQQAKLNKLNIAGMLNNDIIGSSRADDGTVDGGQVRLFAEGIPALREMSDGVRALVSTGGENDSISRQLARHVKQVGERYVPGFKVNVIQRADRYLRGGDHMPFLAQGYAALRFTEPNEDFTHQHQDVRVENGVQYGDLPQFVDYDYVAKVARVNAAALASLALAPAAPAGVQVRTAQLENATTLLWQPNTEPDLAGYRIVWRATTADQWQGAQDVGNVTEARVKLSKDNYFFGVQAIDRDGNVSVATYPMPLR